In the Purpureocillium takamizusanense chromosome 5, complete sequence genome, one interval contains:
- a CDS encoding uncharacterized protein (EggNog:ENOG503P8AX), whose product MYGSYGSYSATSAPMDITPINLRSHDASCAFPSWPRRSSLSDSEHEEPRATSFLSDDDLFLSDPFDDDSHSISSSSTVSSPFATAVESPPRISDEELMRMERERVAMQREFIRQVKQEKERRRQAALRARRSSPKKSPKNKPAGLTTIAETAE is encoded by the coding sequence ATGTACGGCTCATACGGGTCGTACAGCGCCACGTCCGCACCCATGGACATTACTCCTATCAACCTGCGGTCTCACGATGCCTCCTGCGCCTTTCCCTCGTGGCCGCGGAGATCATCTTTATCCGACTCTGAGCACGAGGAGCCTCGCGCGACCTCGTTCCtatccgacgacgacctcttcctctccgaccccttcgacgacgactcgcaCAGCatctccagctccagcacaGTATCCTCACCGTTCGCGACAGCCGTTGAGTCGCCCCCGCGGAtctcggacgaggagctgaTGCGAATGGAGCGCGAGAGGGTCGCCATGCAGCGGGAGTTCATTCGTCAGGTGAAGCAGGAgaaggagcggcggcgacaggctgcactgcgcgcgcgtcgcagcagccccaaGAAGAGCCCCAAGAACAAGCCGGCCGGCCTCACAACCATCGCCGAGACGGCTGAATAA